The DNA region AAATTACTGGATCACATCAGGAGTCAGTTTTGTTTGGTGCTACAAGTTTAGAAGGAAAACAGTTATTTAGACAGTATGACTGGTTTGATGAGAATACCTTTTTGGAATACCTAAAACAGATACATAGAAAATTTCCAAAATGTTATTTATTTCTGGATAAAGCAAAACCGCATTATAAATCAAAAAAGGTACTGAAATATTTTGCTAACAATAAAGATAGTTTAATCCCCATATATCTTCCAACAGCATCACCAGAATTTATGGTACTGGAAGAAGTATGGCATATAGCCAAGAATGACCTTCTAGTCCTAAAACATTATTCATCATTTACAGATTTTAAAAACAAAATATCTACATATTTCAGAACAAAAAGATTCAATCTGAATATGAGGAATTACCTTCTTAGGGATGAGTAAGAATATTTATCTTAATTGGTATAATTG from Pyrinomonadaceae bacterium includes:
- a CDS encoding transposase, producing the protein MDTILREEEEEEEGFTVVSTDESFFFYDSLVRRVWIRKNERPVVKITGSHQESVLFGATSLEGKQLFRQYDWFDENTFLEYLKQIHRKFPKCYLFLDKAKPHYKSKKVLKYFANNKDSLIPIYLPTASPEFMVLEEVWHIAKNDLLVLKHYSSFTDFKNKISTYFRTKRFNLNMRNYLLRDE